A portion of the Gammaproteobacteria bacterium genome contains these proteins:
- a CDS encoding cation:proton antiporter has product MNLGVLEAVLVLLVVSVLTVSIFRRFRLPAILAYLCVGVVVGPNGLAWVPDSAATRLLAEYGVVFLLFTVGLEFSLPRLIAMRHEVLRLGSAQVVLTTLVAGGAAWALGLSVAAAFVVGGAVAMSSTAIVIRQMTERLELNSRHGSLSVGILLFQDLAVIPFLILIPVLAGGDQEMVMWSLLWALAKGIVVVVLMFSAGHWLLRPLFHEIASSRSSELFTLTALLMALAAAWITHYAGLSLALGAFLAGMMLGETEFRHQVEADIRPFRDVLLGLFFITIGMLLELSSLPGILHWTVLLLVAIIAFKLVLIVALARLMGAEPGVAVRTGIVLAQGGEFGLVLLSLALGERLLDHHDAQVILAALIFSMALSPLMINYNGIIVKRLFAGTYLKQREQLLQEVVQDARELKGHVIICGYGRIGQNIARLLAKEGFDHVALDLDPVRVRDARTAGERVFYGDSTHQEMLEAAGLARARALVVSFDDVTSALKILPQARRLRPDMPILVRTRDDTDLERLQRAGATEVVPETLEASLMLSSHLLLLLSVPVSRVLREVKEIRDSRYQLLREYFRGRGDVDSGQEADSGAKRLQIVKLEAGAHAVERTLAEIRLEQFGVEATALLRNGIRSEAPVPETRLRRDDTLVLFGTAGAIEAAENRLLRG; this is encoded by the coding sequence ATGAACCTGGGCGTGCTCGAAGCGGTCCTGGTGCTGCTCGTTGTTTCCGTACTCACCGTTTCCATCTTCCGCCGATTCAGGCTGCCCGCCATCCTCGCCTACCTGTGCGTCGGCGTCGTGGTGGGGCCGAACGGGCTGGCATGGGTGCCAGACAGCGCGGCGACGCGCCTGCTCGCTGAATACGGCGTCGTGTTCCTGCTGTTTACCGTGGGTCTGGAATTTTCGCTGCCGCGCCTGATCGCCATGCGGCATGAAGTGCTTCGTCTGGGTAGTGCCCAGGTCGTGCTGACGACACTGGTTGCGGGCGGCGCGGCCTGGGCGCTCGGCCTGTCGGTGGCGGCTGCCTTCGTGGTGGGCGGCGCGGTTGCGATGTCGTCCACTGCGATCGTGATCAGGCAGATGACGGAGCGCCTCGAGCTGAATTCTCGCCATGGCAGCCTGTCGGTGGGCATCCTGTTGTTCCAGGACCTCGCCGTGATCCCGTTCCTGATTCTGATCCCGGTGCTGGCCGGCGGCGACCAGGAAATGGTGATGTGGAGTCTGCTATGGGCTCTGGCGAAGGGCATCGTGGTGGTCGTGCTCATGTTCTCGGCCGGACACTGGCTGCTGCGCCCGCTGTTTCACGAAATCGCCTCCTCGCGCTCATCCGAGCTTTTCACCCTAACCGCACTGCTGATGGCCCTCGCGGCCGCCTGGATCACGCATTACGCCGGCCTGTCGCTCGCGCTCGGCGCCTTTCTCGCCGGCATGATGCTGGGCGAGACCGAGTTCAGGCACCAGGTCGAGGCCGACATCCGCCCATTCCGCGATGTCCTGCTCGGGCTGTTCTTCATCACTATCGGCATGCTGCTCGAGCTCTCCTCCCTGCCGGGCATACTGCACTGGACGGTGTTGCTCCTGGTAGCCATCATCGCCTTCAAGCTCGTGCTGATCGTTGCGCTCGCCAGGCTGATGGGGGCGGAGCCGGGGGTGGCGGTGCGTACCGGCATTGTGCTTGCACAGGGCGGTGAATTCGGTCTGGTGCTGCTGTCGCTCGCACTGGGTGAACGCCTGCTCGATCATCACGACGCCCAGGTGATCCTGGCCGCGCTCATCTTCAGCATGGCGCTGAGCCCGTTGATGATCAATTACAACGGGATCATCGTGAAACGTCTGTTTGCCGGCACCTATCTGAAACAGCGCGAACAGCTGCTGCAGGAGGTCGTGCAGGACGCGCGCGAACTCAAGGGTCACGTGATCATCTGCGGGTACGGCCGCATCGGCCAGAACATCGCGCGGCTGCTGGCGAAGGAGGGTTTCGACCACGTTGCGCTCGACCTCGATCCGGTGCGCGTGCGCGACGCCCGCACCGCGGGTGAACGCGTCTTTTACGGCGATTCGACCCATCAGGAGATGCTCGAGGCCGCCGGCCTGGCGCGGGCCCGCGCGCTGGTGGTGAGCTTCGACGACGTGACCTCGGCCCTGAAGATCCTGCCGCAAGCCCGGCGCCTGCGCCCGGACATGCCGATCCTGGTGCGCACGCGCGACGACACCGATCTGGAACGGCTGCAGCGCGCGGGCGCGACCGAGGTGGTGCCGGAAACCCTGGAGGCGAGCCTCATGCTGTCGTCCCATCTGTTGCTGCTGCTCAGCGTCCCGGTGTCGCGCGTGCTGCGCGAAGTGAAGGAGATCCGCGACAGCCGTTACCAGCTGCTGCGCGAGTATTTCCGCGGCCGGGGTGACGTCGACTCCGGGCAGGAGGCGGACAGCGGCGCGAAGCGCCTGCAGATCGTGAAGCTCGAGGCAGGCGCCCACGCCGTCGAGCGGACGCTGGCCGAGATCCGGCTGGAGCAGTTCGGCGTCGAGGCGACCGCCCTGTTGCGCAACGGCATCCGCAGTGAGGCGCCTGTGCCGGAGACACGGCTGCGTCGCGACGATACCCTGGTGCTGTTCGGCACCGCCGGCGCGATCGAGGCCGCGGAAAACCGCCTGCTGCGCGGTTGA
- a CDS encoding class I SAM-dependent methyltransferase has translation MLREDELTAIACRTLRHYDDRAERFWEATRDHDVSQNRAALLRHIRSAPPLRLLDLGCGPGRDLIAFRALGHLPTGLEGAPRMCALARRLSGCEVLCQDFLNLDLPADFYDGIFANATLFHVPAQELPRVLLELRASLKPDGVLFSSNPHGDNQEGWQGERYGCYHDLAQWRRFMHGAGFAELEHFYRPPGLPRAQQPFLASVWKTREAPA, from the coding sequence ATGCTGAGGGAGGACGAGCTCACCGCCATCGCGTGCCGTACGCTGCGCCACTACGACGACCGCGCCGAGCGATTCTGGGAGGCCACGCGCGACCACGACGTCAGCCAGAACCGCGCCGCGCTGCTGCGCCACATCCGGTCGGCGCCGCCGCTGCGCCTCCTCGATCTCGGCTGCGGTCCGGGACGCGATCTGATCGCCTTCCGCGCGCTCGGCCACCTGCCGACCGGACTGGAAGGGGCGCCGCGCATGTGCGCCCTGGCGCGCCGCCTGTCCGGTTGCGAGGTGCTGTGCCAGGATTTTCTTAACCTGGACCTTCCGGCGGACTTCTATGACGGCATCTTCGCCAACGCCACGCTGTTCCACGTCCCGGCGCAGGAGCTGCCGCGCGTACTGCTCGAACTCCGCGCCAGTCTCAAGCCGGACGGTGTGCTGTTCAGTTCGAATCCGCACGGCGACAACCAGGAAGGCTGGCAGGGCGAGCGCTACGGCTGCTACCACGATCTCGCGCAATGGCGCCGCTTCATGCACGGCGCCGGCTTCGCGGAACTCGAGCACTTCTACCGCCCGCCCGGCCTGCCGCGCGCACAGCAGCCGTTCCTCGCCAGCGTCTGGAAAACACGGGAGGCGCCCGCCTGA
- a CDS encoding response regulator: protein MRILLVEDDELLGNGLQVGLQQSGYAVDWVKDGHSAELFLGAGAYDLMILDIGLPRRSGLEVLRTLRSGGSSLPVLLLTARDTVEDKVSGLDSGADDYLVKPFDLDELTARIRALLRRRSGRSEPVIRHRDIVLDPASHAVTRAGQPVELAPREFAVLLQLLENRGRVLSRAQLEQNLYSWKDEVDSNAVEVHIHHLRRKLWPELIRTIRGVGYVIDKET from the coding sequence ATGCGTATTCTCCTCGTGGAAGACGATGAGTTGCTGGGCAACGGCCTGCAGGTCGGATTGCAGCAGAGCGGTTATGCCGTGGACTGGGTCAAGGACGGGCACTCTGCCGAACTGTTCCTCGGCGCCGGCGCCTACGACCTCATGATCCTCGATATCGGCCTGCCCAGGCGTTCCGGCCTGGAAGTGCTGAGGACGCTGCGCAGCGGCGGCAGCAGCCTGCCAGTGTTGCTGCTCACCGCACGCGACACCGTGGAAGACAAGGTCTCCGGACTGGACAGCGGGGCCGATGATTACCTGGTCAAGCCTTTCGACCTGGACGAGCTGACCGCCCGCATCCGCGCCCTGCTGCGCCGGCGCAGCGGGCGCAGCGAGCCGGTGATCCGCCACCGTGATATCGTCCTTGACCCCGCCTCGCACGCGGTCACCCGAGCCGGCCAGCCGGTGGAGCTGGCGCCGCGCGAGTTCGCCGTTCTGCTGCAGCTGCTCGAAAACCGCGGCAGGGTATTATCGCGCGCCCAGCTCGAACAGAACCTGTATTCGTGGAAGGACGAAGTCGACAGCAACGCGGTGGAGGTCCACATCCACCACCTGCGCAGGAAGCTGTGGCCAGAACTGATCCGCACCATCCGCGGCGTCGGCTACGTCATCGACAAGGAAACATGA
- a CDS encoding sensor histidine kinase N-terminal domain-containing protein, with protein MNPSLRNRLLFTLLPVTLAMWAIVGMVMYAATQSEVDELIDAQLAQSARLLLNLMGHELKEQASTPDYSSDDDIAEQFTEFSHKYEQRLAFQMWILPEDRIWLRTDSAPRYRMSERNAGFENRVIEGSPWRVYVLTDTTGNLQVQVGESAERREELRNFIASRVLIPILLSIPLLAVMIWYGVGRAMLPLRNIAADVKNRRPDNLHSIPDTQVPVETKPLVDALNALFQRLQQAFETERRFTADAAHELRTPLAALKTQAQVALRSTEDDERRRALYQVITGVDRATHLSQQLLTLARIDPTLWVGRDQVDLQGLASEVLAEVAPVALAKDADLSLEADTGATVQGDRAMLGIMLRNLVDNAIKYTPPGGKIEVRVERDGAGIMLRVDDSGPGIPPQERSRVFERFYRQVGTLAPGSGLGLSIVKRIADLHHAAVRLEKAELGGLRVEVIFGAGV; from the coding sequence ATGAACCCTTCCCTGCGTAACCGCCTGCTGTTCACCCTTCTGCCGGTTACCCTGGCGATGTGGGCAATCGTAGGCATGGTCATGTACGCCGCCACCCAGAGCGAGGTGGACGAGCTGATCGATGCCCAGCTCGCCCAGTCGGCGCGCCTGCTGCTGAATCTCATGGGACACGAGCTGAAGGAACAGGCTTCGACCCCGGATTACAGCAGTGACGACGACATCGCGGAGCAGTTCACCGAATTCTCGCATAAGTACGAACAGCGCCTCGCCTTTCAGATGTGGATACTGCCCGAGGACCGCATCTGGCTGCGCACCGACAGCGCGCCTAGATACCGCATGTCGGAGCGCAACGCGGGTTTCGAGAACCGGGTCATTGAAGGCAGTCCATGGCGTGTCTATGTCCTGACCGACACGACAGGGAACCTCCAGGTGCAGGTGGGGGAGAGCGCCGAGCGCCGGGAAGAACTGCGCAACTTCATTGCATCCCGCGTGCTGATCCCGATACTGCTGTCGATACCGCTGCTCGCTGTCATGATCTGGTACGGCGTCGGCCGGGCCATGTTGCCGCTGCGCAACATCGCCGCCGACGTCAAGAACCGCCGGCCGGACAATCTGCACTCAATCCCTGACACCCAGGTTCCGGTCGAAACCAAGCCGCTGGTAGATGCGCTGAACGCCCTGTTCCAGCGCCTGCAGCAGGCCTTCGAGACCGAGCGCCGCTTCACTGCCGATGCGGCCCATGAATTGCGCACGCCGCTGGCGGCACTGAAGACCCAGGCGCAGGTCGCCTTGCGCTCCACGGAGGACGACGAGCGCCGCCGGGCGCTGTATCAGGTAATCACCGGCGTCGACCGTGCCACCCATCTGTCACAGCAGTTGCTCACGCTTGCGCGCATCGATCCCACCCTGTGGGTCGGGCGCGACCAGGTCGATCTGCAGGGGCTGGCGTCTGAGGTCCTGGCCGAGGTTGCGCCGGTTGCGCTCGCCAAGGACGCCGATCTCAGCCTGGAAGCGGATACCGGCGCCACTGTCCAGGGCGACCGCGCGATGCTCGGCATCATGCTGCGCAACCTGGTGGACAACGCGATCAAATACACCCCGCCCGGAGGGAAGATCGAGGTGCGCGTCGAGCGGGATGGAGCCGGTATCATGCTCCGCGTGGACGACAGCGGTCCGGGTATTCCGCCGCAGGAGCGCAGCCGTGTATTTGAGCGATTCTATCGCCAGGTCGGCACGCTCGCGCCCGGCAGCGGCCTCGGGCTTTCCATCGTCAAGCGCATCGCCGATCTGCATCACGCGGCGGTGCGGCTTGAGAAGGCGGAGCTGGGAGGCTTAAGGGTAGAGGTGATATTCGGGGCCGGCGTCTGA
- a CDS encoding EAL domain-containing protein, protein MGSISNLNPTQTATDGNFREEAHAATDSALYQGAECTYAMFKGLRLDSHYQPIFSLAHQRVIGFEALMRATDADGRPRSPQEVFGSTRGYTDTVLLDRLCRATHLYNFARQAPAAAWLFLNINPRVIAEGRRSGSFLQAKLEQLGFPPERVVIEIVEASLADETPLVDSVRHYRDLGCLIAIDDFGAGHSNFDRICRLRPDIVKLDRSIVMQAAVDPGIRSIVPGMVSLLHESGSLVVMEGIETEYEAMVAMDADADFVQGYYFARPAPQAAVTQVPAFGQLFGQFRDMTLQERTGYRTEIAPYLNGMGYASVLLQSSHPLEIACKGFLELPRAERCFLLDSDGRQIGANINSPHAQVESDPRFAPLRDAAGANWSRRHYFRRAISRPDKVQVTRPYLSAATATPCITISIAFKVRGERRVLCGDLRWDEAHGSH, encoded by the coding sequence ATGGGCAGCATATCTAATCTCAATCCTACGCAAACAGCCACGGACGGCAACTTCCGCGAGGAGGCGCACGCAGCCACGGACTCCGCGCTGTATCAGGGTGCCGAGTGTACCTACGCGATGTTCAAAGGGCTCAGGCTGGACTCGCATTACCAGCCGATTTTCAGCCTGGCCCATCAGCGCGTGATCGGATTCGAGGCGCTGATGCGCGCCACCGATGCTGACGGGCGTCCGCGCAGTCCCCAAGAAGTGTTCGGCAGCACGCGCGGTTATACCGATACCGTACTGCTCGACCGCCTGTGCCGTGCGACCCATCTGTACAATTTCGCCCGCCAGGCCCCGGCCGCCGCCTGGCTGTTCCTCAACATCAATCCGCGCGTCATCGCCGAAGGGAGGCGCTCGGGATCGTTCCTGCAGGCCAAGCTTGAACAGCTGGGATTCCCGCCCGAGCGGGTGGTGATCGAGATCGTCGAGGCCTCCCTGGCCGATGAAACGCCGCTGGTGGATTCCGTCCGCCACTACCGGGATCTCGGCTGTCTGATCGCGATCGACGATTTCGGCGCCGGCCACTCCAACTTCGACCGCATCTGCCGTCTGCGCCCGGATATCGTGAAGCTTGACCGCTCCATTGTCATGCAGGCGGCCGTCGACCCCGGCATCCGTTCCATCGTGCCGGGCATGGTGTCGCTGCTGCACGAGTCGGGATCCCTGGTGGTGATGGAAGGCATTGAAACCGAGTACGAGGCGATGGTGGCGATGGACGCCGACGCCGATTTCGTGCAGGGCTACTATTTCGCGCGCCCCGCACCGCAGGCGGCCGTGACCCAGGTGCCGGCGTTCGGCCAGCTCTTCGGCCAGTTCAGGGACATGACGCTGCAGGAGCGCACCGGCTATCGGACCGAGATTGCGCCTTATCTCAACGGCATGGGTTATGCCTCCGTGCTGCTCCAGTCGTCGCATCCGCTCGAGATCGCATGCAAGGGTTTCCTCGAGCTGCCGCGCGCCGAACGCTGCTTCCTCCTCGACAGCGATGGCCGCCAGATCGGCGCCAACATCAATTCACCGCACGCCCAGGTGGAATCCGATCCGCGCTTCGCACCCCTGCGCGATGCCGCCGGGGCGAACTGGTCGCGCCGGCACTATTTCCGCCGCGCCATCTCACGCCCGGACAAGGTCCAGGTAACGCGCCCCTATCTCTCTGCCGCGACCGCCACGCCCTGCATCACGATATCGATCGCCTTCAAGGTCCGCGGCGAGCGCCGCGTACTGTGCGGCGACCTCCGCTGGGACGAGGCCCACGGCTCGCACTGA
- the purT gene encoding formate-dependent phosphoribosylglycinamide formyltransferase, whose amino-acid sequence MTYRLGTPLSTTAVRVMLLGSGELGKEVIIALQRLGVEVIAVDRYAGAPGHQVAHRAHVIDMTDARALRTLVESERPHLIVPEIEAIATQALLDIEADGLAEVIPTARAAHLTMNREGIRRLAAEELGLPTSRYAFARSLDELRRAIGDGIGFPCIVKPVMSSSGKGQSTVDGVDGVAAAWEYAQSGGRVRQGRVIVEEMIDFDFEITQLTVRAAGVDGAIGTFFCEPIGHLQQRGDYVESWQPQPMTAAALSRAREIAGRITASLGGRGIFGVELFIKGDRVWFSEVSPRPHDTGMVTMATQRQSEFELHARAILGLPVDPGLLCPGASAVIYGGHEAAGIAFDGVDEALRVPGSDLRLFGKPEAFVRRRMGVALAYGEDVDDARRRARQAAARVRPVVAPA is encoded by the coding sequence ATGACATATCGTTTGGGTACACCGTTGTCCACGACCGCCGTGAGGGTGATGCTGCTCGGCAGCGGTGAGCTCGGGAAGGAAGTCATCATCGCGCTGCAGCGGCTGGGCGTGGAGGTCATCGCCGTCGACCGCTACGCCGGTGCGCCCGGTCATCAGGTCGCGCACCGTGCCCATGTGATCGACATGACCGACGCGCGCGCCTTGCGCACGCTGGTCGAGAGCGAGCGCCCCCATCTGATCGTGCCGGAGATCGAGGCGATCGCCACCCAGGCGCTGCTCGACATCGAGGCTGACGGCCTCGCCGAGGTTATTCCGACCGCACGCGCCGCGCATCTCACCATGAACCGTGAAGGGATCCGCCGTCTCGCGGCAGAGGAGCTCGGGCTGCCCACCTCGCGCTACGCCTTCGCCCGGAGTCTCGACGAACTGCGCCGGGCGATCGGGGACGGGATCGGATTTCCCTGCATCGTCAAGCCGGTGATGTCGTCCTCCGGCAAGGGGCAATCGACCGTGGACGGCGTGGATGGGGTTGCCGCGGCGTGGGAATATGCGCAGAGCGGCGGGCGCGTCAGGCAGGGCCGTGTCATCGTAGAGGAGATGATCGACTTCGACTTCGAGATCACCCAGCTGACGGTGCGGGCCGCGGGCGTCGACGGCGCGATCGGGACATTCTTCTGCGAGCCGATCGGCCACCTGCAGCAGCGCGGTGACTATGTCGAGAGCTGGCAGCCGCAGCCCATGACGGCGGCGGCGCTGTCACGCGCCCGCGAGATCGCAGGCCGGATCACCGCCAGCCTGGGCGGCCGCGGGATCTTCGGCGTCGAACTGTTCATCAAGGGCGACCGGGTCTGGTTCAGCGAGGTCAGCCCGCGCCCGCACGATACCGGGATGGTGACGATGGCGACGCAGCGCCAGAGTGAATTCGAGCTGCATGCGCGCGCCATCCTCGGCCTGCCGGTGGATCCCGGACTGCTCTGTCCCGGCGCAAGCGCGGTCATCTACGGGGGGCATGAGGCGGCCGGAATCGCCTTCGACGGGGTGGATGAGGCGCTGCGCGTGCCCGGCAGCGACCTGCGCCTGTTCGGAAAACCGGAGGCGTTCGTGCGCCGCCGCATGGGGGTGGCGCTCGCCTACGGCGAAGACGTGGATGACGCGCGCCGGCGCGCGCGCCAGGCCGCCGCGAGGGTGCGGCCGGTGGTAGCGCCGGCTTGA
- a CDS encoding TerC family protein, which produces MDLFSLISPSELSALATVIMTDVVLAGDNAIVVGMAAAGLPAEQRRRAILYGIIAATVMRILFALATTQLLQIIGLMLAGGILLLWVGWKLYRELSTPRAHAEEEGEAVLEGKDVTTRKPKTFRDAVTQIVVADISMSLDNVLAVAGAAHEHPWVLVFGLVLSVALMGVASTVMARLLVRHRWIGYVGLLVILYIALTMMWDGAHQVAQAV; this is translated from the coding sequence ATGGATCTGTTCTCTTTGATTTCCCCCTCGGAGTTGTCCGCGCTCGCCACTGTCATCATGACCGACGTGGTGCTCGCGGGCGACAACGCCATCGTGGTCGGCATGGCGGCGGCGGGCCTGCCCGCCGAACAGCGCCGTCGCGCGATCCTCTACGGCATCATCGCCGCCACTGTGATGCGCATCCTGTTCGCCTTGGCTACCACCCAGCTGCTGCAGATCATCGGGCTCATGCTCGCCGGCGGCATCCTGCTGCTGTGGGTCGGCTGGAAACTGTATCGAGAGCTGAGCACGCCCCGCGCACATGCGGAGGAGGAGGGCGAGGCGGTGCTGGAAGGCAAGGACGTCACGACGCGTAAACCCAAAACCTTCCGTGATGCCGTGACCCAGATCGTCGTCGCCGACATCTCCATGTCGCTCGACAATGTACTCGCTGTCGCCGGCGCCGCACACGAACACCCCTGGGTGCTGGTATTCGGACTGGTGCTGTCGGTGGCCCTGATGGGGGTGGCTTCGACTGTCATGGCGCGGCTGCTCGTACGCCACCGCTGGATCGGCTACGTCGGCCTGCTAGTCATCCTGTATATCGCGCTCACCATGATGTGGGACGGAGCCCATCAGGTCGCGCAGGCAGTTTAA
- the rnd gene encoding ribonuclease D, whose product MNRQTYYVDGAAALDELCARIRNKPWLALDTEFIRESTYYPRLCLLQLATDDVIACVDPLALAHLDPLAEILFDPAVIKIFHACSQDMEIFYHAYGKLPGPVFDTQLAAPLLGMQSQPSYAGAVQELLGTALSKSHTRTDWCRRPLSPAQIEYALDDVRYLGPLYLKLRTELEARGRLAWLLEDFAALSDPERYRNPPELAWRRIRATGKLTGKRLATLKSLAAWREERARREDRPRGWILADEALVDIARMGPDDAEQLASLRSVKRQTMQDYGSEILSLIRLAKAAPAGGADPSPAGERAGPLDPRQEALADIMMALVRVRGAENAINPAMLASRDELARVILGERDAEVLHGWKKTLIGDDLLMLLAGRLRPRIVDGVPRFDPVHD is encoded by the coding sequence ATGAACCGGCAGACCTATTACGTTGACGGCGCGGCTGCGCTGGATGAACTGTGTGCACGCATCAGGAACAAGCCCTGGCTCGCGCTCGACACCGAGTTCATCCGCGAGAGCACCTACTATCCGCGCCTGTGCCTGCTCCAGCTCGCCACCGACGACGTCATCGCCTGCGTCGATCCGCTCGCGCTCGCGCATCTCGACCCGCTCGCCGAGATACTGTTTGATCCCGCCGTCATCAAGATATTCCACGCCTGCAGCCAGGACATGGAGATTTTCTATCACGCCTATGGAAAGCTGCCGGGACCGGTATTCGACACCCAGCTTGCCGCGCCGCTGCTCGGCATGCAGAGCCAGCCGAGCTATGCGGGCGCGGTGCAGGAGCTGCTGGGTACCGCGCTGTCCAAGTCGCACACGCGCACCGACTGGTGCCGCCGCCCGCTCTCCCCCGCGCAGATCGAGTACGCGCTCGACGATGTCCGCTACCTGGGCCCGCTCTATCTGAAGCTGCGCACTGAACTCGAAGCCCGCGGACGCCTGGCCTGGCTGCTGGAGGACTTCGCCGCGCTGTCCGATCCCGAGCGTTACCGCAACCCGCCCGAGCTGGCCTGGCGCCGCATCCGCGCCACCGGCAAGCTGACGGGCAAGCGGCTGGCGACGCTCAAGTCACTGGCCGCCTGGCGTGAGGAGCGCGCGCGGAGGGAAGACCGTCCGCGCGGCTGGATATTGGCGGACGAGGCGCTGGTCGACATCGCGCGCATGGGCCCCGACGACGCAGAACAGCTCGCCAGCCTGCGATCGGTCAAACGCCAGACCATGCAGGATTACGGTTCCGAGATCCTTTCGCTCATCCGCCTGGCAAAGGCCGCGCCGGCGGGCGGCGCAGACCCTTCCCCCGCCGGCGAGCGCGCCGGTCCGCTCGATCCGCGCCAGGAGGCGCTCGCCGACATCATGATGGCGCTTGTCCGCGTGCGCGGCGCGGAGAACGCGATCAATCCCGCGATGCTCGCCTCGCGCGACGAACTCGCGCGCGTCATCCTCGGAGAGCGTGATGCGGAGGTCCTGCACGGCTGGAAAAAAACCCTGATCGGGGACGACCTGCTGATGCTCCTGGCAGGGCGCCTTCGCCCGCGCATCGTGGACGGCGTGCCCAGATTCGACCCCGTCCACGACTGA
- a CDS encoding response regulator: MSKPVDTSCDFKRARFLIVDESADTRRLLKMMLAESGAEQIDETAYAAEAIGMMAQVGYDVVLCDFHLGAGRDGQQLLEEARFKGILKASTLFVMVTAENTAQVVMGVLECRPDDYLSLPFTREQFSARMQRQRWRSSPRRRRYTPRCSRAARPCGRDSAAAACVFW; this comes from the coding sequence ATGAGTAAGCCCGTTGATACATCCTGCGATTTCAAGCGCGCACGCTTTCTGATCGTCGATGAGTCCGCCGATACACGCCGCCTGTTGAAAATGATGCTGGCGGAGAGCGGTGCGGAACAGATCGATGAGACCGCATACGCAGCCGAGGCCATTGGGATGATGGCGCAGGTCGGCTACGACGTTGTGTTATGCGATTTCCACCTGGGCGCCGGCCGTGACGGACAGCAATTGCTGGAGGAGGCGCGCTTCAAGGGGATTCTCAAGGCGTCCACACTCTTCGTCATGGTGACTGCGGAGAATACCGCGCAGGTGGTGATGGGGGTGCTGGAATGCCGTCCCGACGATTATCTCTCCCTGCCCTTCACCCGCGAGCAGTTTTCCGCCCGCATGCAGCGCCAGCGCTGGAGAAGTTCCCCCAGGCGGAGGCGATATACGCCCAGGTGTTCACGCGCCGCAAGGCCGTGTGGGCGGGACTCGGCAGCGGCCGCGTGCGTTTTCTGGTGA
- a CDS encoding tetratricopeptide repeat protein, whose translation MFTRRKAVWAGLGSGRVRFLVKDYAGAAVAFERTLAAHPRQLEAYDWLARVRTLLGDHDAARKSLGTALELSPRSIRRQMALGELALRDGHYRLAARAFGAAVALGSRSVYRTASSYIKQARALMQFDAGSALRVLRDLRRDFSTDPEARLRAAAAECLVHRLLGEEAGAQASCEEAMKIYAGMDDDVSPEAMVELARMLLARGEHATAVELMQRAIGNRHEDEGLLQEVREVFRDAGMAEEGERLIARVRDEVVRLNNDGVHLAEEGRLEEAAELFQQAIRDLPANRTINMNTAKVMLLRMKRDGRNDQYLRQAHECIERLRQQDPAAGAVQRLTAFYREVAAGG comes from the coding sequence GTGTTCACGCGCCGCAAGGCCGTGTGGGCGGGACTCGGCAGCGGCCGCGTGCGTTTTCTGGTGAAAGACTACGCGGGCGCGGCGGTCGCCTTCGAACGGACGCTGGCGGCGCATCCGCGCCAGCTCGAGGCCTACGACTGGCTGGCCAGGGTGCGGACCCTGCTCGGTGACCACGACGCGGCGCGGAAATCGCTGGGCACCGCCCTCGAACTTTCGCCACGCTCGATACGCCGGCAGATGGCGCTCGGCGAGCTCGCTTTGCGCGACGGACACTACCGGCTCGCAGCGCGCGCCTTCGGCGCGGCGGTCGCCCTGGGCAGTCGCTCCGTGTACCGCACCGCGTCCAGTTACATCAAGCAGGCGCGCGCCCTCATGCAGTTCGACGCCGGGAGCGCGCTGCGCGTCCTGCGCGATCTGCGCCGCGACTTCAGCACCGATCCCGAGGCACGTCTGCGCGCGGCGGCGGCGGAGTGCCTGGTGCACCGCCTGTTGGGCGAGGAGGCCGGTGCGCAGGCTTCCTGCGAGGAAGCGATGAAAATCTATGCCGGCATGGATGACGACGTCTCGCCCGAGGCCATGGTGGAGCTGGCGCGCATGCTGCTCGCGCGCGGTGAACACGCGACCGCCGTTGAACTGATGCAGCGCGCAATCGGCAACCGCCACGAGGACGAGGGCCTGCTGCAGGAGGTGCGGGAAGTATTCCGCGATGCCGGCATGGCGGAAGAGGGCGAACGGCTCATCGCGCGGGTGCGGGACGAAGTGGTCCGGCTCAATAACGACGGTGTCCATCTGGCGGAGGAGGGGCGACTGGAGGAGGCCGCTGAATTGTTCCAGCAGGCGATACGCGACCTGCCGGCGAATCGCACCATCAATATGAATACGGCCAAGGTCATGCTTCTGAGGATGAAGCGCGACGGACGCAATGATCAATATCTGCGCCAGGCACACGAATGCATCGAGCGCCTGCGGCAGCAGGATCCCGCCGCCGGCGCGGTGCAGCGCCTGACCGCGTTTTATCGCGAAGTCGCGGCGGGCGGCTGA